From Bacteroidota bacterium, one genomic window encodes:
- a CDS encoding PKD domain-containing protein, giving the protein MKRFTLLCAALLFALFANATHIVGGSLTYEHLGGSTYRITLKMYRDCAPGHAAFPASILIQVRDQNGTLFSPNKNITINFPGATAVQPYIDTCAANPGICLEEAIYSKVVNNLPPQPGGYHIYFQYCCRNASLSNVVSPLTTGESWYAHIPDNSLVITDGSPVWTNPPPVFVCQNEPMNFDHSATDVDGDSLVYSYYTPYSDPAPTFPGGIATFTPITWVGGYGPNNPTGGPNLTMNSQTGFISGSPTSVGQFVCGVRCEEYRNGVKIGEILRDFQLNVVYCPPLAQASIGPITGVCSGSTVNFSNTSDPASSYFWNFGDLSTTTDTSSAFQPSYTYPGLGPYNATLIINVGTACADTATAVVNLSFVNVATGASNDSACVGQPITFTDASTASPNSTITSYYWDFGDMTSSTLQNPSHAYGASGSYTVTHTATNDLGCDDTDYTVVQIIAAPIALAGNDTFTCTNNPNIGLGGNVLNSSGGGYWTGPGTFTPDSTVLNATYIPTPAEITAGFTYLVLNTTGATLCSQDQDSVRIDFTPGPTASVGPDIVVCRDTPFVAVCASITLASGVTWSTSGTGTFNNPNNLCTNYIPSAADTASGSVILWVSTTGNGSCNPTMDSLILSLTPPPNVSASSTDTACSNIPFQIIATTATGQGYWTTNGDGTFPMGDSLLTSNYLPGPGDLAAGNVQIIFNSTNNGGCRQQHDTLFVTIIPAPSAQFTYTGVCPWVSMPFSDQSTSVTAITSWSWNFGDPPTNNTSALQNPSHTYSAGGNYNVTLVVTSQNGCPDSVIIPVTVYPQPTPAFSSAGICLNDGTTFTDLSTVNPGSIVSWSWNFGDASTSTSQSPSHHYPSPGNYNVTLVVTSSNGCADTLTQAVNIVPSPTAQFTESPTSAANTLQLVQFTDQSFANINSWLWNFGDSSATSSLQNPSHTWAQAGTYTIVLVVTDANGCTDTTLYDYIISSPPQIPNAFSPNGDGHNEILFVLGGPFTTLDYRIYNNWGELIFISTDQSIGWDGKRDGVPQPMGVYVYTVHAVTPDGVPHELSGDVTLLR; this is encoded by the coding sequence ATGAAACGCTTTACCCTGTTGTGCGCAGCTTTGCTTTTCGCATTGTTCGCAAACGCCACGCACATAGTAGGAGGATCACTCACCTATGAACATCTTGGAGGTTCTACTTATCGCATCACACTTAAAATGTATCGTGATTGTGCGCCGGGTCATGCTGCTTTTCCGGCTAGCATTTTGATACAGGTACGTGATCAGAATGGAACTCTTTTTTCTCCTAATAAAAATATCACGATCAATTTTCCTGGCGCAACTGCCGTTCAACCATACATAGATACCTGCGCGGCAAATCCCGGAATTTGTCTCGAAGAAGCGATCTATTCTAAAGTTGTAAATAATCTTCCACCGCAACCCGGCGGGTATCATATCTATTTCCAATACTGTTGCAGGAATGCATCGTTGAGCAATGTGGTTAGTCCACTTACCACCGGGGAATCATGGTATGCTCATATTCCCGACAACTCGCTGGTGATAACGGATGGCAGTCCGGTTTGGACCAATCCTCCTCCTGTTTTTGTTTGCCAGAACGAACCGATGAACTTCGATCATTCTGCAACGGATGTTGATGGAGATTCACTTGTTTATTCCTACTACACTCCATATTCTGATCCCGCCCCAACATTTCCTGGAGGCATTGCAACATTCACTCCTATCACATGGGTAGGTGGCTACGGACCCAACAATCCTACCGGCGGCCCAAATCTTACTATGAATTCTCAAACCGGATTTATTTCCGGTTCTCCAACAAGCGTTGGACAATTTGTTTGCGGAGTAAGATGTGAGGAATACAGGAATGGGGTAAAGATCGGTGAGATACTGCGTGACTTTCAGTTGAACGTTGTTTATTGTCCTCCGCTTGCTCAGGCATCTATTGGTCCGATCACCGGAGTTTGTTCCGGAAGTACAGTGAACTTCAGCAACACTTCAGATCCGGCTTCAAGTTATTTCTGGAACTTTGGTGATTTAAGTACAACGACGGATACTTCGTCTGCATTTCAGCCGAGTTATACTTATCCGGGATTAGGGCCTTACAATGCTACACTGATCATCAATGTAGGAACTGCTTGTGCTGATACGGCAACTGCTGTTGTGAATTTATCATTTGTGAATGTAGCCACTGGTGCTTCAAACGATAGTGCATGTGTTGGACAACCGATCACATTCACTGATGCATCAACAGCTTCACCGAATTCAACCATCACATCTTATTATTGGGATTTTGGTGACATGACAAGTTCTACTTTGCAGAATCCATCACACGCGTATGGCGCGAGTGGATCATACACCGTTACGCATACAGCAACAAATGATCTCGGATGTGATGACACCGATTACACGGTTGTTCAGATCATCGCTGCTCCGATCGCACTCGCAGGAAACGACACATTCACTTGCACAAATAATCCAAACATCGGACTTGGTGGAAATGTTTTGAATTCTTCAGGCGGTGGTTACTGGACTGGTCCCGGAACTTTTACACCGGATTCAACTGTTCTTAATGCCACTTATATTCCAACACCAGCGGAGATCACAGCAGGATTCACTTATCTTGTCCTGAATACTACGGGTGCTACATTGTGTTCGCAGGATCAGGATTCAGTAAGAATTGATTTCACTCCAGGTCCAACTGCATCGGTAGGACCTGACATAGTTGTATGCCGCGATACGCCGTTTGTCGCTGTTTGCGCATCTATCACACTTGCAAGTGGTGTAACGTGGTCAACTTCGGGAACAGGAACTTTCAACAATCCGAATAATCTTTGCACGAATTATATTCCAAGTGCTGCTGACACAGCTTCAGGTTCGGTTATACTTTGGGTTTCAACTACAGGAAATGGTTCCTGCAATCCTACAATGGATTCACTTATTCTTTCGCTTACACCTCCGCCCAATGTAAGTGCTTCATCAACCGATACTGCATGCAGTAATATTCCATTCCAGATCATCGCAACTACTGCAACCGGACAGGGTTACTGGACAACAAATGGTGACGGAACTTTCCCAATGGGAGATTCGCTGCTCACTTCAAATTATCTTCCAGGCCCCGGCGATCTTGCTGCCGGAAATGTTCAGATCATTTTCAATTCAACGAACAATGGCGGATGTCGTCAGCAACATGATACTTTATTTGTGACGATCATTCCTGCGCCGTCGGCGCAATTCACATACACCGGAGTTTGTCCGTGGGTGAGTATGCCGTTCAGCGATCAATCAACTTCTGTAACTGCGATCACTTCCTGGAGTTGGAATTTTGGTGATCCTCCAACGAATAATACTTCTGCGTTGCAAAATCCTTCGCATACTTATTCAGCAGGTGGAAATTATAACGTGACACTGGTTGTTACTTCCCAGAACGGATGTCCTGATTCAGTCATTATTCCTGTCACTGTTTATCCGCAGCCAACACCTGCATTTTCATCAGCAGGAATTTGTTTGAATGATGGAACAACATTTACTGATCTTTCCACTGTGAATCCCGGAAGTATTGTAAGCTGGTCATGGAATTTCGGCGATGCATCAACGTCAACTTCTCAATCTCCATCGCATCATTATCCTTCACCTGGAAATTACAACGTAACACTGGTGGTGACTTCCAGTAACGGATGTGCTGATACGCTTACGCAAGCCGTGAATATTGTTCCATCGCCTACTGCACAGTTCACGGAATCTCCGACTTCAGCAGCGAATACATTGCAACTCGTTCAGTTCACCGATCAGTCTTTTGCAAATATAAATTCATGGCTCTGGAATTTCGGAGATTCTTCTGCAACTTCCAGTTTGCAGAATCCTTCGCACACCTGGGCGCAGGCAGGAACTTACACGATCGTCCTCGTGGTCACAGATGCGAATGGTTGCACAGATACAACATTGTATGATTACATCATCAGTTCTCCTCCGCAGATCCCGAATGCTTTCTCGCCTAATGGTGACGGACACAATGAAATACTTTTTGTTCTCGGTGGACCCTTCACAACGCTCGATTACAGAATTTATAATAACTGGGGCGAACTGATATTTATTTCCACTGATCAATCAATCGGTTGGGATGGAAAACGTGACGGTGTTCCTCAGCCAATGGGCGT